CACCCGCATCTCCAAAGGCAAACTCGAAGTCGACCTCCATCCCGCCGACCTCCACAGCATCCTCACCCACGCCGTTGAAACCTGTCGCGAAGACATCCAGCAAAAACAGCTCACCCTCGACTGGCAGCTCAACGCCGCCACCCCCATCGTTCAGGTCGACGCCGCCCGCCTTCAGCAAGTCTTCTGGAACCTCCTCAAAAACGCCGTCAAATTCACTCCCGTCGGCGGCCATATCACCCTCAACACCCGCGACACCGAGAGCCACCAGATTGAAGTCCGCGTTTCCGACTCCGGCATCGGCATCGAACCTGCTCATCTCGACAAGATCTTTAATGCCTTTGAACAGGGCAACTCAGAAATCACCCGCCGCTTCGGCGGACTCGGTCTTGGTCTCGCCATCTCCAAAGCCCTCATTGAAGCTCATCACGGAACTGTCTGCGCCCAAAGCTCCCCCGAAACTCCTGGAGCCACCTTCATCGTCACCCTCAAAAAAGGCCCGACTGTTTCCCTGCCCACCCATAACCCCGCTTCCGCCATCACCCCTAAAACTCAATTTTCATCCACCATCCTTCTTGTCGAAGACCATGCCGACAGCGCCTTTTTCCTCGCCAAGATCATGGAGAAAAGCGGCTGCCGCGTCCTCATTGCCCCCAACGTCGCCGAAGCCCTAGCCATCTTTGAAAAAGAATCCATCGACTGCGTTGTCAGCGACATCGGCCTCCCGGATGGCAGCGGCACCGACCTCATGAAAAAGCTCGCCCAGATTCGTCCCGTCCCCGCCATCGCCCTCAGTGGCTACGGCATGGAGGAAGACATCCAGCGCTCCCGCAGCGCCGGCTTCAAACACCACCTCACCAAACCCGTCCAGTGGGACAAACTTAAAAAAATTCTCGCCGAAGTCCTCGCCGAAACCAAATGAAGCTCTTTAGCCCTTAGCCTTTATCCTTTCGCCTTCATCCTTCATCCTTCATCCTTCATTCTTTCAACGTGCCCGCTGACTTCAGCCGCCGCGTTCCTTGCCAGCCTCAAACAGTCCAGCGCCGACAATAGCGCCACCGCCCCAACGCCAAAAAACGCCAGCTTAAAAGCCCCCAGCACAGCCGCCTGCGATCCTTCCCCGTAAAACCACGATCCCAATCGCAGCCACATCGACCCCATCGCCACCCCCATTCCAAACGTCAGTTGCAGCACCGTGCTGTAAAGCGCGTTTGCTCCGCTCATCTTCTCCTTCGGCACATCCGCAAACGCCAAGGTGTTCAAACTGGTGAATTGCATCGAGCGGAACAGCCCGCCCGCAAACAGCACTGTCAGCAAACCCCAGCGCGGCATCTCCGGCGTCAAAAACCCACACGCCACCATGCTGACCGCCGCCAGGATGCCATTCCCCACCATTGCCCCGCGAAACCCAAAGCGCCGCAACACCCACGTCGTTGCCGGCTTCATCGCCAGATTCCCCACAAACACCGCCAGCAACAGCTTGCCCGATTCAAACGCATCCAGTCCAAACCCCACCTGAAACATCAACGGCAGCAGCAAAGGTGTCGCCCCAATCGCCATCCGAAACAGCGACCCGCCCCAGAACGAAATCGCAAACGTCTTCACCCGCAGCGCCCACAAATCCAGCAGCGGCTCCGCCGTTCGGCGCGCATGCCGCACCGCCAGCACCCCGGCCACCATTCCCACCAGCCAGATCGCGATCAACACCCTCCCGTCCGAGCCCTCGCTCAACATCTCAATCCCCATCACCAACCCGCCACAAGCCAGCGCACTCCACACAAAACCCCACCAGTCAAAGCGCTGCTCCACCCGCTCAAACTCCCTCGGCAACAACCACCACGACATCCCCAATGCCAGCACGCCCAATGGACCATTCATCAAAAAAATCCAATGCCACGACCACGTCGTTGCAATGAACCCACCCAACGGCGGACCCAAAATCGGCGCCACCAACCCTGGCCATGTCAGCAACGCAATCACCTTTACCAAGTCCTTCTTTTCCGTGTTGCGCAACACCGCCAGCCGCCCCACCGGCACCATCATCGCCCCACCCAATCCCTGTAAAATCCGCGCCCCGGTGAACTGCGCCAGACTTTCACTCAACCCGCACAACATCGAAGCCAGCGTGAAAATCGCGATCGCCGAACAGAAAATCGTCCGCACGCCATACCGATCCGACAACCACCCGCTCACCGGAATGAACACCGCCAGCGTCAACATGTAGACACTCATCCCGATGCTCATCGAAACCGCCTCCACCCCAAACGATTTCGCCATCAACGGCAACGCCGTCGCGATGATCGTGCCATCCAGGATTTGCATGAAAAACGTGCCCGCAACCAGCAAGGTCATTCCCAGAGCACGTTGAGGAGGCACAGACATGAACCCCATTCCTTAAAGCAAACCCTCTCCCAATCAACCAAGAACCAAGAACCAAGAACCAAGAACCAAGAACCAGGAACCAGGAGCCTTTCACCATCCCTCCACCGGCAGCACCTTCACCACAACGTTCCTGATCCGCCCCTCCGTCCCATAAGTCGCAAATCCAAATGGCGCACACACCTCCATCCCCGCCCGCAGGCCCAAAATCCGGTCCCTCGTCATCAAATGCACCACTGGTGCCCTGTCCACCCACACCTGCAAAAGCCCGGCGCGCACCACGATCTTCACCGGATACCAAACCCCATTTTCAAACACCCGACTGCTCCCCGTCTCATTCCCCGCCGCATCCTGACCATCCACCGAAGAAATCCCCATCTGCCCGCCACCCCAGCCTCCCAACACAAAACTCACGCATTGCTCCGCACTCCCCACGGGAAACGTCACCGTTCCAAAAAAATCCGTTCCGCCCACCCGCATCGCCTCATACTCAATCGAGTAATCCACCACCGGCAGTCCCTTCTCCAACCACGCCTTCAACACCATCCCCGTCATCGGCCTGCCTTCCTTCAAGACAAACCCATCCTCCATCGCCTCCATCCCACCATTCCCCTCGAACGCCGCATCCACCCAAATACCCCGCCACTCTTCATCAAACAAACGCCACTCCGTCACCCGAGCCTCCCTGCAACCGGAAATCAGCAGCAGGATCAGCATCGAAAAGCAAAAGTGCCTCATGCCTTGCCACCCATCTTGCAGATGATATCAAACTCCTTTTTCGTCACCGCCGTGATGCTCAACCGATTGCCCTTCCGCAAAATCAGCATCTCCGCCAGCCTCGGCTCCCCACGCAACGCCTCCAGCGTCACGAACTCATTAAAATCCTTCTCCCAAGCCACATCCACCAGCAACCATCGCGGTTCCTCCTTCTTGCTGCCCTTGTCATAATACTCCGACTTTGCATCAAACTGCGTCGGATCCGCCTTCGCCTCACTCGCGATCTTTAACACTCCCGCCACCCCCGGTTGCGGACAACTGGAATGGTAAAACAAACCCAGATCCCCCTCCTTCATCTCATCGCGCATCATGTTCCTCACTTGGTAATTGCGAACTCCACTCCACGGCTCGGTCTTCTTCCCGAGCTTGCGCAAATCATCAAACGAAAACACATCCGGCTCCGACTTCAGTAACCAATATTTCATCACACGTCTCCCTTGCAAAAATTCAAACTTTACTCCCCAATCTGCTCGCGAATCGCCTCCACAATCCGATCCGCCTGACGCTCAATATACTCTGGATCTCGCCCCTCCACCAACAACCGGATCAACGGTTCCGTCCCTGAGTATCGTAACAAAACCCTCCCCAGGCCGCCTAACTTCTGCTCCGTCTCCACCACCAGCGCCTGCGCTTTCACCAGCTCCTCTTCCGGCGGTTTGGCCTTCACCCGTAGATTGCGCTTCACCTGCGGAAACGGCGTCAATACCTTGCGCAGTTCACTCAACGGCTCGCCCGTCTCCATCATGATCCGCAGCACCTGTAACGCCGCAATCAACCCGTCCCCCGTCGTCACGTGATCGCGAAAAACGATGTGCCCACTCTCCTCCGCTCCAAAATTCAGATCCTGTGCACGCATCGCAGCGATCACATACCGATCCCCCACGCCCGTGCGGATCACCCGCCCACCCAATCCATTGATCAACTCATCCAACCCGTAGTTGCTCATCACCGTCGCCACCACCGTATTCTGGTTCAGCGTCCCCTTCCGCAACATGCTTGCCGCCGCCACCGCAATCAACTCATCCCCACTCAAGCGCGAGCCCGTCTCATCGCATAGCAATACCCGGTCCGCATCCCCATCATGCGACACCCCCACCTGCACTCCCGTCGACTTCACAATCCCCTCAATGATCTCCCCATGCGTGCAACCACAATTCTCATTGATGTTCACCCCGTCCGGCGACGAATGAAACACCTGCACCTCCGCTCCCAAACGACGCAACGCCTCCGTGCTCGTCACACTGGCCGCCCCGTTGGCATTGTCCAAAGCAATGCGTAAACCGTCCAGTCTCCGACCCTGCATGCTGCCAATCGCCAGTTGAATATACCGCTCCTGCGCATCCGCCAGCACACTCACTCCGCCCACCTCCCCATTCCGCACCCGGTCCGTCAGTTCCACTTCCATCGCCGCCTCAATCGCCAGCTCCTGCTCATCCGTCAGTTTGTAGCCATCACCACCAACAAACTTCACGCCGTTGTCATAAAACGGATTGTGTGAAGCCGAAATCACCGCGCCGAAGTCCGCCTTCTCCTGCGTCACCAAATACGCCACGCCCGGCGTCGGCAACACCCCGCACAACACCACATCGACTCCGGCCGAATTCAATCCTGCCGTCAAAGCCGCCTCCAGCATCCCCCCCGAACAACGCGTGTCCTTGCCGATCACACACCGTGGCCGCGATCTTCCCTCACCTCTCGTTTTGGTCACCAAAACCTGCGCCGCCGCCTGTCCCAATCGAAGCACAAATTCCGGCGTCATCGGCACTTGATTCGCCACGCCACGCACCCCGTCCGTTCCAAAGTATTTTCTCTTTTTTGCAGCCATGAAGCTGCGCCCATAACGCGGATGCGCCACCGATTCAACTGCAACCATCAACCATCAATCATCAATCATCCTCACTGTCCGATGCGCGGCAGCAATGGCGTCGGCGTCGGCGGACTATCCGGAACCGGCAATGTCTGCATCGGCCATCCCGCAGGCATCTCCGGCTTCCTCGTCGGACCCTTGCCGCGATTGATCTCCTCCGACACCACCCACCACAGCAACATCGCCAGCACCAGGCAGATCAGTTTCGCCTCCCAGTCATGGGTGATCAGCCGCTTCCATTTCGATTCCGTCGACATCACTTCGCCCCCTCCTCGCTATCCGCGTCTTCATCATCCCCAAACATCAGGATCTGCTGCAACCGCGACTTCAGTTTGTTCAACTCAAGATCGTGCTCCAGCTTCCCGCGATAACACATCGACAACGCACCTGTCTCCTCGCTTACAATCAGCGCCACCGCATCCGACTCCTCGGAAACCCCCAGGCCAGCTCGGTGCCGCAAGCCAATGCTCCGATCCGACATCTCCTTCTGGCTCACCGGAAACACACATCCCGCCGCCACGATCCGCCCCTGCTCCACGATCATCCCCCCATCATGCAACGCCGTCTTGGGGAAAAACACCGTCCGGATCAGCTCCGACGACAACTTCGCATCCATCATCACGCCGCTCTCCGCAAACTGCTTCAAATCGATCCCCCGCTGCAACGCAAACAAAGCCCCATGCCGCTTGTGCGAAAGCTCCACCATCGTCTCCAACAGCAAATCCACATTCGCCGCCTCCGCCGAGTTCAGCGAAAAAAATCGGTGCGACCCCAGCTCCGCCAATACCCTTCGCAACTCCGGCTGGAAAATCACCACCAAGCCCACCGCCAGAAACACCGAGAAATGGCTCAACAACCAGTTCATCACATCCAGCTCCAATAGCTGCGAAATCAACGTCAGCCCCAGCATCAAAGTCAGCAACCCCGTCAGAATGCGCGCGCCACGAGTCGCTTTCAGAAACCGGTAGCCCTGATACAATAGCACCGCCAGAATCAGGATCTCAATCCCGTCCTTCCAATGCAATGTAATGAACTCCCACATGGTTTTCCCCAACCTAGCCAGTCACTGGGAATACGCAACCATGCGGAATCAAAATGGCAGCGCCTTATCCGTCGCTCGATCCTCACGATGAACGCGATCGCCCCGCTCGCTGCCCTCTGCCTGATCCTCACCGGGCACCCCTGGCTCGCCCTCGCCACGCTCGTCACCGCCCACTCCCTCTTTCTCATCCCCACCCTCATTCCCCAAAATGCCTGGTGCGGCCCCGTCCTCACCCAACTCCCCGCCTCCACCTCCGGCTTTGTCTGGATCACCATCGACGACGGACCCGATCCCATCGACACCCCCATCCTGCTCGACCTCCTCGATACTCATCACGCCAAAGCCACCTTCTTCTTTATCGGTGCCAAAGCCCGACAATACCCCCACCTCGTTGAAGAAGTCATTCGTCGTGGCCACACCCTCGGCAACCACACCATGACCCATCCCCAATACTGGTTCTGGTGTTATCCACCTCATCTCCTCCGCCGCGAAATCATCGACTGCCAAAAAACGCTCACCGCCCTCGCCCCCGATCATCCCCCATCTTTCTTCCGCGCCCCCGCCGGATTCAAAAACCCCTTCATCCACGCCATCCTCAAACAACAAAACCTCACCCTCGCCTGCTGGAACGCCCGCGGTCTCGACGGCACCGAACGCGACCCCGACAAAATCCTCACCCGAC
This region of Phragmitibacter flavus genomic DNA includes:
- a CDS encoding ATP-binding response regulator, with amino-acid sequence MEPIPGPRHILILDDNDIDRETCQRYLSRSSTHEYRFVEHNAVEGALDVVRAEKPDCILLDYHLHDGNGLEFLNELVSIGGPRIFPVVMLTGTGNEAIAVEVMKLGAQDYLMKDGLNPEVLQRSVEAAIYKAQAERLLDQQRLEMERLFHQAHEANARKDHFLAALSHELRTPLTPVLAAVSSIDLETADETDLREMVAVVRRNIELEARLIDDLLDLTRISKGKLEVDLHPADLHSILTHAVETCREDIQQKQLTLDWQLNAATPIVQVDAARLQQVFWNLLKNAVKFTPVGGHITLNTRDTESHQIEVRVSDSGIGIEPAHLDKIFNAFEQGNSEITRRFGGLGLGLAISKALIEAHHGTVCAQSSPETPGATFIVTLKKGPTVSLPTHNPASAITPKTQFSSTILLVEDHADSAFFLAKIMEKSGCRVLIAPNVAEALAIFEKESIDCVVSDIGLPDGSGTDLMKKLAQIRPVPAIALSGYGMEEDIQRSRSAGFKHHLTKPVQWDKLKKILAEVLAETK
- a CDS encoding MFS transporter, giving the protein MSVPPQRALGMTLLVAGTFFMQILDGTIIATALPLMAKSFGVEAVSMSIGMSVYMLTLAVFIPVSGWLSDRYGVRTIFCSAIAIFTLASMLCGLSESLAQFTGARILQGLGGAMMVPVGRLAVLRNTEKKDLVKVIALLTWPGLVAPILGPPLGGFIATTWSWHWIFLMNGPLGVLALGMSWWLLPREFERVEQRFDWWGFVWSALACGGLVMGIEMLSEGSDGRVLIAIWLVGMVAGVLAVRHARRTAEPLLDLWALRVKTFAISFWGGSLFRMAIGATPLLLPLMFQVGFGLDAFESGKLLLAVFVGNLAMKPATTWVLRRFGFRGAMVGNGILAAVSMVACGFLTPEMPRWGLLTVLFAGGLFRSMQFTSLNTLAFADVPKEKMSGANALYSTVLQLTFGMGVAMGSMWLRLGSWFYGEGSQAAVLGAFKLAFFGVGAVALLSALDCLRLARNAAAEVSGHVERMKDEG
- a CDS encoding EVE domain-containing protein, with the translated sequence MKYWLLKSEPDVFSFDDLRKLGKKTEPWSGVRNYQVRNMMRDEMKEGDLGLFYHSSCPQPGVAGVLKIASEAKADPTQFDAKSEYYDKGSKKEEPRWLLVDVAWEKDFNEFVTLEALRGEPRLAEMLILRKGNRLSITAVTKKEFDIICKMGGKA
- the glmM gene encoding phosphoglucosamine mutase, translating into MVAVESVAHPRYGRSFMAAKKRKYFGTDGVRGVANQVPMTPEFVLRLGQAAAQVLVTKTRGEGRSRPRCVIGKDTRCSGGMLEAALTAGLNSAGVDVVLCGVLPTPGVAYLVTQEKADFGAVISASHNPFYDNGVKFVGGDGYKLTDEQELAIEAAMEVELTDRVRNGEVGGVSVLADAQERYIQLAIGSMQGRRLDGLRIALDNANGAASVTSTEALRRLGAEVQVFHSSPDGVNINENCGCTHGEIIEGIVKSTGVQVGVSHDGDADRVLLCDETGSRLSGDELIAVAAASMLRKGTLNQNTVVATVMSNYGLDELINGLGGRVIRTGVGDRYVIAAMRAQDLNFGAEESGHIVFRDHVTTGDGLIAALQVLRIMMETGEPLSELRKVLTPFPQVKRNLRVKAKPPEEELVKAQALVVETEQKLGGLGRVLLRYSGTEPLIRLLVEGRDPEYIERQADRIVEAIREQIGE
- the cdaA gene encoding diadenylate cyclase CdaA, which translates into the protein MWEFITLHWKDGIEILILAVLLYQGYRFLKATRGARILTGLLTLMLGLTLISQLLELDVMNWLLSHFSVFLAVGLVVIFQPELRRVLAELGSHRFFSLNSAEAANVDLLLETMVELSHKRHGALFALQRGIDLKQFAESGVMMDAKLSSELIRTVFFPKTALHDGGMIVEQGRIVAAGCVFPVSQKEMSDRSIGLRHRAGLGVSEESDAVALIVSEETGALSMCYRGKLEHDLELNKLKSRLQQILMFGDDEDADSEEGAK
- a CDS encoding polysaccharide deacetylase family protein codes for the protein MNAIAPLAALCLILTGHPWLALATLVTAHSLFLIPTLIPQNAWCGPVLTQLPASTSGFVWITIDDGPDPIDTPILLDLLDTHHAKATFFFIGAKARQYPHLVEEVIRRGHTLGNHTMTHPQYWFWCYPPHLLRREIIDCQKTLTALAPDHPPSFFRAPAGFKNPFIHAILKQQNLTLACWNARGLDGTERDPDKILTRLKSQIRPSSIILLHESRLDLDGNRLAPNVLAQLLKHLKDQKLLSQLPAS